The Sediminispirochaeta bajacaliforniensis DSM 16054 genome has a segment encoding these proteins:
- a CDS encoding aspartate kinase codes for MQNMIVCKFGGTSMADAAQMRKVKSIIDLDQDRRVVVVSAPGKRSKDDEKITDLLYSCHKAASDGKAITPYFSVIRERILAICKDLSVVSDMASRLDEIEEKISSGASADYAASRGEYLSGLMMAGVLDATFVDPEEVVRLTADGRVDDDTYPMVAEAMKGPGRYVMPGFFGSTSDGKVKTFSRGGSDISGAIAARAVDATRYENWTDVSGILMADPRIVDTPPGIKEITYREVRELASIGASVFHEEAIAPVRSVGVPINVRNTNNPEAPGTMILPSRDTAKRAVVGVSGKKPYLNLYIEKLMLGRYPGFRQELLTLLQERGIVPEFEAKGFDSLSFLIPEAYVEDANAVLEAIRANLDPDEVVFRPSLALIGVVGEGILGKAGVAASYFLALQKADINVRFISFGGSEITLLIGVDTDRYRDALRALVEVAV; via the coding sequence ATGCAGAATATGATTGTGTGTAAATTCGGCGGAACATCCATGGCGGATGCCGCTCAGATGAGAAAGGTTAAATCGATTATCGATCTTGATCAGGACCGGCGGGTTGTGGTCGTGTCTGCCCCGGGAAAGCGCAGCAAAGATGATGAGAAAATCACCGATCTGCTCTATTCCTGCCATAAGGCCGCTTCCGATGGAAAGGCGATTACCCCCTATTTTTCCGTAATACGGGAGCGAATTCTTGCTATCTGTAAGGATCTTTCGGTTGTTTCCGACATGGCCTCCCGTCTTGATGAGATCGAAGAGAAGATAAGCTCCGGTGCGAGTGCGGATTATGCGGCAAGCCGGGGAGAGTATCTTTCGGGTTTGATGATGGCAGGTGTTCTGGATGCCACCTTTGTCGATCCTGAAGAGGTGGTGCGTCTGACCGCCGACGGCAGGGTTGACGATGACACCTACCCAATGGTTGCCGAGGCGATGAAGGGGCCCGGTCGCTATGTCATGCCCGGTTTCTTCGGATCGACTTCCGATGGTAAGGTGAAGACCTTCAGCCGGGGCGGCTCGGATATCTCCGGTGCCATTGCCGCCCGGGCGGTGGATGCAACGCGCTACGAGAACTGGACCGATGTTTCGGGTATTCTCATGGCCGATCCCAGGATCGTTGATACGCCTCCTGGCATCAAGGAGATCACCTATCGGGAGGTTCGTGAGCTTGCAAGTATCGGAGCCTCGGTCTTTCATGAAGAGGCGATCGCTCCGGTGCGCAGCGTCGGTGTTCCCATAAATGTTCGCAATACCAACAATCCCGAAGCCCCCGGCACCATGATCCTCCCTTCCCGGGATACTGCAAAGCGGGCCGTTGTCGGGGTTTCCGGTAAAAAGCCCTACCTTAACCTCTATATTGAAAAGCTCATGCTCGGCCGCTATCCCGGCTTTCGGCAAGAGCTCCTTACACTTCTTCAGGAGCGGGGCATTGTTCCCGAGTTTGAGGCCAAGGGTTTTGATAGCCTTAGCTTCCTTATCCCCGAGGCCTACGTAGAAGACGCCAATGCGGTGCTCGAGGCAATCAGGGCAAATCTTGACCCCGATGAGGTTGTTTTCAGGCCTTCGCTTGCCCTTATCGGTGTCGTCGGCGAGGGTATCCTGGGAAAAGCAGGCGTTGCCGCATCCTATTTCCTTGCTTTGCAGAAGGCGGATATCAATGTGCGTTTCATCAGCTTTGGTGGTTCGGAGATAACCCTTTTGATCGGTGTCGATACCGATCGTTATCGGGATGCCCTTCGGGCTTTGGTCGAAGTCGCCGTATAG
- a CDS encoding phosphohydrolase has translation MNDIKRNEKSPKERALDRKLLAMTEGKAKETLQLLIEDEEIHAMQEYANTVSIRRLHFNDHGPVHMRKVALNALTMMSLLKEANVKLSLEEDEVGSFEESSVGVLLAAFLHDVGMTIGRQDHEHSSMIIAAPYIDAITQKLYPNDPVRKVITKSVALEGIVGHMAQQKIHSKEAGIILIADGCDMEKGRARIPMSMNTESHVGDIHKYSASAIEKVKIQKGEEKPIRIAVEMSASVGFFQIEEVLFSKINSSPVKDQIELIANVIGRDVKRYL, from the coding sequence ATGAACGATATTAAACGAAATGAAAAATCACCAAAGGAGCGTGCCCTCGACCGAAAGCTTCTTGCCATGACGGAAGGAAAGGCAAAAGAAACGCTACAACTGCTTATCGAGGATGAGGAAATCCATGCCATGCAGGAATACGCAAATACAGTTTCGATTCGAAGGCTCCACTTCAATGACCACGGTCCGGTCCACATGCGAAAAGTGGCTTTAAATGCCCTAACCATGATGAGTCTGCTTAAGGAAGCGAATGTAAAGCTTTCCCTCGAAGAGGATGAGGTCGGAAGCTTTGAAGAAAGCAGCGTAGGGGTACTGCTGGCGGCCTTTCTCCATGATGTCGGCATGACCATCGGGCGGCAGGACCATGAACACTCTTCAATGATTATCGCTGCGCCGTATATCGATGCCATCACCCAAAAGCTCTACCCAAACGATCCGGTACGAAAGGTGATAACCAAGTCGGTTGCCCTTGAGGGAATCGTCGGACACATGGCTCAGCAAAAAATTCACTCAAAAGAGGCTGGTATTATTCTCATAGCCGACGGATGCGATATGGAAAAGGGTCGGGCGAGAATCCCCATGAGCATGAACACCGAAAGTCATGTCGGGGACATCCACAAATACAGCGCCTCTGCAATTGAGAAAGTGAAAATCCAAAAGGGAGAAGAAAAGCCGATCAGAATTGCAGTGGAGATGAGCGCCTCAGTCGGTTTCTTTCAGATTGAAGAGGTCCTTTTCAGCAAGATCAATTCCAGTCCCGTTAAAGACCAAATCGAGCTGATTGCCAACGTCATCGGCAGGGACGTAAAGCGCTACCTGTAA